The sequence below is a genomic window from Coffea arabica cultivar ET-39 chromosome 4c, Coffea Arabica ET-39 HiFi, whole genome shotgun sequence.
CATTTTAATAATTGATGTGAAATGATGCAATTTGATAGCTTCAAATTGTTCTATTAAGAGAGTTTATTTAATGGTGGAAGTGTTTATTGTCGTTTACCTAAACTTAAAACGTTGAGTTGGCGTTgaataattcaaattttatgCGCATGCATACATATAGAATTATACATCTTAACCATAACAATCaacgagaaaaataaaaagaaggaaaaattacttaaatagaattttgagaaaaaaaaaactcttcagAATTTTGGTACTGTTGTATTTCTTACATAATTTGGTATGCCATCGCATAATTTTATTGCACGTCTAAATTCTATCCGTACAATACTAacttaaatatataaatacaactTTTTTGTCTGTAAATGTATACCAAATTTTCGAAGAAGTACAATAATTGTACACAATCATACTAAAATCAATAGTACCTATCCCAATCCCCAGAATATCTACAACACTGTACAAGTCTACCATCCATTTTTCACAGCCTCTCCAGCTTCATTTCTACCATATAATCCATGTACATAGCCTGCCTTGTTCACCTCATGAGCCATGATTTTGATGCAACAAATTTCTTGAATGGACTAATCTTACAAAATTGAAGATTCTCCAAATTTTGAGTCGAGTGTCAAAAGGCATGCCGACATTGAGTAACATCACAACCATGTAAAGAAACCATGATACTTAAATTTTTCCATTGCACAAAGcagaaaaaagggggggggggggggagtacAGAAGGTCTATCAGAAGTTCAAATAACAATCAAGAAATCTAACTTCAAATAAGATATCTATGGATGATTGATGAATCTTTTGATATTAATATCTATCAAGGAATGATGCTCCAACTACTGTGATTATTATGGGTCACTTGTTTAGCTTTTTTTGCtaaccattaaaaaaaaaaaactgtacaatttttaaaactaaatgAAGAGATGTGGGCTGGGCTTTTATTGGGCATGGCTTTGTATTATCTACAAGTTCGCAACATTTTAATTTCAGACGTACATATTAGGCCTGCATCCATGTCAACCCATTTATGTTGCTTGTTGAAACCATTATTTCTTGGGTACAACAGTTCGAGCTTGGGTCAATCCAATCCAGAGTTATATAGTAAAATTTAGATGCGCACATGATTATAGATAAGTTTTTGACTGTGCATGAACACAAATCTTTTTACATCCTGGATCAGCTCAAAACAGTTCAAATCACCAGGCTAACTTTTTCGACAAACACGATCTGATGATCTTGACTTCTAAAAAATTCACAATATAAAGAAAAGAATCTCAGTCAAGAAACTTCAAATACTAGTTTTCAGAATATGTATTTAACTATGGATAATCTTGATGAATTAGGCCATGGAACTTGAATGATGACCATTTGATCATTATAGCTGAACTCCACATCGATTCCATCAATCATGCAAGATATAGGTTTCTCTGATGCAAAAACTCTCATTTCTCCACTTCCCCTGACTCCTATACTCACTGAACttttgtcatcatcatcatcatataTCAGAGACTCCACAGCACCACCAGAATTGAGCATATTTACCAGTCCAATGGGAGCAAATTGGACCAATTTTTTGGTCAAGACAGTCACAGGAGAAACAATCAGGAGCTCGTATTCAAATGGCTTCAGAGAGATTCCCATATTATCTGATAACTTTAATAACTTCAACCTTTTCTCCCGTTGCATATAGATTGCAAAGAGTTCCACCCCTTTTAGAGGAATTGGATTCCTTCCATTGCTCCATTCAATATCTTCAGGACTTGCCAAACAGGTAACAGGAACTGAAAATTCGCTCGCACTTTTGTTTCTCCTAGTTACAGGGCACCATCCCCCTCCTTGACAGTTAAATGCTCCAAGAACTCCTGTAAACTGTAAAAATCCATCCAAGAGCCACAGTAAAATGATAGGAATTGAACTCCTAATCAAAGGGAATGATATATTGTATGTGTGGAATCTGCATGTCTAAACGTTAATAATTGATGAGCACAGTTGAGAAGCATTATTGTTACTGTATATTTAGAAGACAAGGTTAACCCTCATTGACAGTACAAAAATGTTCATAATTCAAAGGGAGGACGAAAGAATTAATCCAAAATTCTTACCTTGTTAAGATTCCAAATTTTGAGCATAGTTTTTCCATCATGTAGAGGGTCTTCGAAGAGGCAGTCTCTGGTGGGTAGAGCATAGTGTTGACACCTTAGGATGGAACCATCAGGCAAAACTAGTCTTTTAAGCAGCTGAAAGTTGTGTTTTCCGACAGAATCACTAACATAGATTGGTCCTCCAGAGATGGCTCTGGAGGCAGCATGAAATTCAGCACATGGATGAGTAGATTGGAACATGTCCCAATCAGGTTGTATGAAATTTCCCATCCATAGGCTATTGTAAGCACAGTGCACCATGTGACACCCTTGAAGCCAAAATGTACCATTAGGATCTCCAGATGGATCAGTACACCAGAAGTCATCCCCTGAATGTAGGAATGGCACAAAATTAATCTACATATAGCATTAGTGGTAAATAGACAGCAAGGTCATGGACTCAATTATAGAAGGCAAGATTAGCCATCAAGAAGGATAACAGCAAAAAAATTCTATCATCTAATATTTTCAACGAAGAATATATTATAAAGGTATTTTTTCCCTTGTATGATTTAGCATTCCCACAATTCTTTGAATATGGTACATTAGAAGGGTTGTCgtaaaaatttttgagaaaCAAAAGTTCCTAAGTTTCAAAATGGTCTAAATAAAAggtaaaaagaaaatagaatagTAGTTAAAAGCAACCTTTAGCTTTGAAAATGTTAAAATCTACTTACTTAGgcaataaagtaaaaaaaaaaaaagtccttaATTGACATTCTCTAATATATTAATTTGTCTAAATAGAAGAACATAAATAAATGTGTGAGAATAATATATTATTCAGGTTAGCTTACCAACACGTCCAAGAGCTATGGCCTCTGTTCCAAGATAAAAGAAATCATTGCAGTGCTCCATGCTAGCAATCACACCATTGCCTTTAAAATGCTTTCTCACTGAAGCTGTTAAGGCTTTATAGTAAGCTTTAGCAAGCTCAACTCGACCTCCAAATTCCTCACATAGCATCTCTAGCAACTGCAAAACCAATAGAATGGTTCTGCACTTTTAATACTATATTAATCTTAATTTGCTATTAAGCCCATTGTTTTACAAGCCATGTTGACATATACAAAGGATCTATGTCCCCCAAGCTCCTAAAAATTCTAGCACTTAATTTGTCTATATATAgcaaaactcaattttttttccattattgaataaattaattttctcCTTTGAAGTATTCTCCTTCCATTTTTCACTAGATCTTTCTACTACTTCCATTTTGTCTTTGCATGGGGTCCAAGTCtagttttcctttcattttcctATTAAATCTGATTTGGAAAAGAGCAATCTTTTACTCTACATAACAGGGTGAGCTAATAATATTTATTATCAATTACAGTCGGTGCCCTCTACATTATCAACAACATGTCATATTAGAAGACCTAAAGATAGTAATCCATACAAGAAGATTATGAGCCAGCCAATTGTAAACATCCTTGCAAATATATGTAGACCACTATGATCCGAAAGGATAAAATGGAATAAAGGCATTATCTTAAAAGTTTCATAACTTACATGTATCACATCCACCTTGACCCCATCAATGCCAGCAGATTCAAGATGTGAATGCAAGCCTTCATACATCTCCTGAAATTTTTCTGGTGGGACCAGTCCAACTCCATTGTTGACGATTTTGTCCACAGCCAAATCTTCCATTGTCATCTGCAATCCCTGTGACAGTTTAGGACTAATGACCCTAGACTCAGGCATGTTTGGGACATTAGGTCTAATCCCACCCCAGTATCCACACAATGCATGCCAAACGTAAACATGCTCTACACTCTTAAACTCCTCCTTAAGATCACTAATAAATGCACCCATGCCCTTATCATAGGGTTCCCTAGAACTTGTATAGTCTCtaaatttgtaattttcttcaaattttactAACCTACAAGGCATTTGCTCACCAGCTGAGGTCCTATTCATGCCTTTTTGGTCATtaacatcatcttcatcatgaCAAATAGATTGCCATCCATCATCTATCAGGACCATTCCTGGAGGGCACCCACCCTCCACTAGGGTTTTTACCCCTTCCCAAACCCCTTTTGGGCTTACCTTAAGATAAAAGGCATCCCAAGTGCACCAACCAAATTTATCAACTATACCTGGTGGACGCTTCTCCTCAAGAAGCTTAAAGGTCCCTAGATGGACCTTTATCACTTTCATTGCCTCCTTCACTAGCTGAAATGGATCATCTCCAACGTGCATGTACAGACAACTGCAAAAACGCGATCTGCAAACTTTGCTTGATCCACTCTCCAAGGAAATATCCAAGTAATCCTCCGTGCCAGGCTGCAATGAAGCTCTAAAGGGTCCTTCAAGAATTGGAAGGAGAAGAACATAGGGGCGGGCATTGTCTGATTTATCAAGAATCATCATTTGTGTCTCATGTTCGACATCCTTACCACAATTTCCAACCCAATGAGTGGTCCACCAGACTTTAAATCTAAATATGCTCATGAATCTTATGTTCTTGAGCTTACCAAGAGGGACTACATGGCGGCTTTTTGGTTCTATAGCATCAAAGCCAATAAAACTGCCGACCATTTTTCTGGTTAAGTCTTTGGAGAAAAATGGAGATGGTGTGGCAACAATGTTGGCAGGGACTTCAGTTAGAATTGGATGACCATTGGCTAGAAACTGTGTCCCTTCAAGAGCGATTGACAAGGGTttttgatcatcttcaaccccCATTACTTCAGGGGCACCTTTGCTCAAGCTAGGAGCCATAATTGTGAACAAATCAAGTAACTGGTTTTGAGTATACAAGTAGGAAAGTAGAAAAGAAAGACGCTATTTAAATTCTTTGAAATGAAATGTTGTGATCAATGCAGGACTGGAGAGGGGTTTATATAGACATTTGAAGGGGGGAAATCTAATCTAGAGGTATGTGATCAAGTatgagaaaataatttttgaaggcATGGTTGTGGTACAGTGATTTGTGGAACAACCTACAAGTTGGCTGCAGTGAGATTTGCTTTCATGGAAATAGGCCCTTCTAGTAGCTAAGCCAGCACCGTCGTGTGAGATTGGGGTGAATTCTTAgtttatgatgaaaaaaaaaaagaattctacaACGAGGGCGTTTCCTGGGGGGATTTCTGTAAATGGAGGTCTTGGCATTTTGAGAATGCGAGCTCACTGAGCTCGCATTCTGAAAATGCGAGCTCAATTCGAGCTCGCATTCCGGAAATGCGAGCTCAGTGATTTGTGTCTGCTTTCTTCAGTATGCAGAGTTTCAAATGATTAAGAATGATCCAGGATGGGAGGAGGATTTTGGAGGAGAGGAGGCGAAACACCTTCAGCTGTTAAATGGGAGGACAGGATCATAGAGATTCGTGAAGGTTCTTGGTCCTACGTTTCTAGTTCGATCGGCAAAGCCCCTGGTATGTGCTTTAATGTAGCTCTTTCTCACTGCTTCCACCTGTTTTGATTCTTCAGTTATGCTGTTTCCTTCTCAACCTCCGTGCTTATTTTACATGCAATTGTCATCTAGTGCAGAGAAAGTTGTAGGCACTGCAACACCTCAAGAACCACCTGAGGAGTGGCAAGCTTCATGGAACATCTCAACAGGAAATGAACTATTAATACGTTGGGCGTCTCCGACATCCAGTTCAGGCTTGAATTTTGTCATAAGAAACAAGGAACCTACTGACAGGATGGTACAGCCCATTTCCGGAATCACTGATTGTCAAAatccttttttgttttaatacaaaaatataaatctctgcctccaaaaaaaaaaaagcaaaaaaatttgCATCTCTGTAATGCGAGCAAATGAGAGCTCGCATTCGTGAAATGCGAGCTCTCCTGAGCTCGCATTTCACGAATGCGAAAACTCCCGACAGAATTCCTCGCCACaatcaccccttttgtagaatttttttaaaattcatcacaaacttAGAAATTTCTCTGTGAGATTGATGGTCATTTGGGCGGTTAGAATAAAGTTAGTAGGACCAACTGAATTAGTATAATAGTATGTATACAAGAAAATACATTTTTGGATTGCCATGTTTCCTCAAaacatttttacatttttttaacaatattttaatcatctttttattttacatatattaaaTCACTGTAGTATATTTTTACTCTAAAAAAATAGTAATTCAAACTgtatattaatttttctttttccttttttaccaacaaaacaagaagaagataTTTAAATAGTGGAGAGCATGTGACTACAATATGCTAATATACGTTTGAATAAACCTAGTTAGGCTATTCCTCTTTTTAGAAAAACATCTACAGTTGATCTCAGAGGATAGTTTGGcctagaaaaggaaaataaatctcaaCCGTACAAGACCAAAACGCTCTTGGTAGTTACTGAAAAACTAAtgtgaatacccgtgctacgcacCATGCTGGCATTattgaaaaagtaaaaataaaatgatgaatAAGAAAAGTTTAAAAATTGTACCAACACAATTAAAATGTAATATCTGTCTAACaataatttgaaatatttgCACATCATTCAAGAACTGCCTTTTTTTCGAAAGATAGATCCTAAAcaaataatagaaatttattttagaaaataaatgatatatgaacaaaaatgaatgtaattgaatgttgttaaaatgaaataattacaaatattatgcattcgatttgataatcttgcaCGAAAGTGCGAACACTCTTTACACAAATCAATTTTTAGTACAAAAgccaaaattggtgatttaattaattctgttgaattttgtggagtgCGTAGTACAAATGAAAATACACGATCTTTGCTTGACTTGATTTGTTGGTTGAACAACCTATCACCATTTTCCTGAGAATTAAGTACGTACGAAATTCATAATTAGTGTATTTTTTTACATAGTTTATAAAtagcattataaaaaataaatatatatcaagaaattctacCTTCCTTCTCTGAGATAAGAAGCATCATGACCAAATACGAATCGTGCGTATATGTCTTGTAAATTAAGATGCATGTTACCACTGGAATCACTGATTTGTATGTCAACATTGTACctgtttgacaaataaaatgttatatacaatacagaaaaatttgttgaaattaaaagtacatgaaattaattaccTAACAACAGTGTCGACCATGTCATTATAATGCAGACCAAAGTgacaaaaaatcagaaaatgacTATCTTTTTGTGATAAGAAACATTAACTCTTTTGGCCTAAAGGTACAGAAACTGTCATTATGACAATATCAAATACTATACATAGTTATCGAAatccaagaatccaaaataagtcGCAAACAAATTAAGTTGAATTTGATGTGAGATTTCTCTTTTATCAACGCAAAGTTGTTGAAACTTTTCGAACTGCTGTGTGGAATCGTTGCGGTGTACGTTTCGTTTTCTAAACAAATGTTTCCTCCTTTGTAATCTTGCGGGTTTGAAATTTAGCTGTCGTTAAAATACTTGTAGGCAGGCATGTTCCATAGTTAAATTATGTTAAGGGTTAAGGTGGATACCATAAAAAAATTGAAGGAGATAATAAGTTATTGGGGAAAACGCAAGAAAGTTCTTTTAATTGGAGTGAGCACGCAAGAAAGTTGAATGAGAATTCTATGTTTTGGAGGAATTTTAATTGGAGtggaattcttaaattggaggactcttaattggagtgggaaagTGGGGGAAATGCAGGAACTCtaaatttgtgatttttttgaaacgtaattgtaatttgcaaagcTCATTTGAAGGAGTGATTATAGGGTTAGTTTGGGGATAgatatttcttaattataaaaatgtaacattgtattaaaatagcatacaaatgagcatttgtctttaattaaggagcaaaaatgatttaaagtataaataacaaagtATAAACGGTTTATGACGTAGATAGTgggaatgttttaaattttaaatttgattggtgatagggttggttataatccactattttttatgtattaaaataaatacaaaaatctagacaaAAATCTATAACTCACTACTTGTTCcgttcttgaattttttttagggttaaatatagTAAGCCCCttaactttatttaactgcactttaccccctcaactttacatttagttacacatttgtgatttttttgaaacatgattgtaatttgcaaaactCATTTGTAGGGGTAGTTATAGGGTTAGTTTGGGgataaatatttcttaattataaaaatgtaacattgtattaaaatagcatacgaatgagcatttgtctttaattaatgAGTGAAAAgaatttaaagtataaataacaaagtataaacggtttatgaagtagatagtgggaatgttttaaattttaaatttgattggtgatagggttggttataacccactactttttgtgtattaaaataatacaaaaatatataacccactacttgttCCGTTCTTGAGATTTTTTCTAGGGTTAAATATAGTAAACCccttaactttacatttagttgcaCTTTACCCCAtcaactttacatttagttgcaCTTTGCCTTTAGTTgcacatttgtgatttttttgaaacgtgattgtaatttgcaaaactTATTTGAAGGGGTGGTTATAGGGTTAGTTTGGGgataaatatttcttaattataaaaatgtaacattgtattaaaatagcatacgaATGAGCATTTGTTTTTAACTAAGGAGTAAAAAgaatttaaagtataaataacaaagtATAAACAGTTTATGAAGTAGACAGTGgaaatgttttaaattttaaatttgattggtgatagggttggttataacccactactttttgtgtattaaaataaatacaaaaatctataacCCAGTACTTGTTCCGTTCTTAGGaatttttttagggttaaatatagTAAGCCCCTTAACTTTATATTTAGTTGCACTTTACCCCCTCAACTTTACATGTAGTTGcacatttgtgaattttttgaaacGTATTTGTAATTTGCAAATCTCATTTGTAGGGGTGGTTATAGGGTTAGTTTGGGaataaatatttcttaattataaaaatgtaacataaatagcatacgaatgagcatttgtttttaattaaggagtaaaaaggatttaaagtataaataacaaagtATAAATAGTTTATGAAGTAGATAGTACGAatgttttatattttaaatttgattggtgataggGTTGATTATaatccactactttttatgtattaaaataaatacaaaaattagaaaaaaaagaatgagaagtttagaagtCATTGAGAAGATTTCTGATAAAAACCCCTTCctcaatacatatagatatagattttaTTTATCTATCCTGCACTTATTCCTGCTTTTACTCCTTACTCCTGCTTTAGCCTATTTTGAGAGGGCCAAACTGGTTGCTGGTTACTTTCGTGAGGCTTCTGGTTACTTTTATATTACTATCTTTTTAGCCATAATCTTGAGGCTTCGggttacttttattttatctttCTTGGAATATGGAAACATCTCAAAGAAGGAAgacacgaaaaaaaaaaaaaaaacaatgctGTATGCTTTTTGTCTTATCACTTCTTGGCCATGCCAAAAATTAATTGGCTCCAAAACAAATTGCTGACTATCTTGAACAGTGAACTCATTATCAATGGGACCTCTGGAGACGTCTTCCAACTCTTTTGTTTGTTCTCTCCGGCCATACATTTTGGTTCTTTCTCGAGCTTTCATTCCTGTTCTGGACGTTTCGTGCTACTTCACCAACCTGATTAAAGACTCAAAGTTGGCAGACAACGAATATTTTTCTCTGTTTACTGCTATGAAGACGGTGAAAAGGAGCTAAAACAGCAACATGGTAAAGAGctaaaagaacaaaaaacaaacaagtataatataaaataaaaggagTACACAAACACGGAAATGAACATAGGGGAACGTTTTTCAAGCgaaaaatcaatagaattaATAGGTTATGCAGATAATgagtagcattttttttttcgggggaGGGATGTCAACCccgaattttattaataataaaaaaaataaaaattgaaagaaaaattaatctaGTACCGGCTCTGACataattttacttttctttcaaaTTAGAAAATTGCACTTTTCTCAAAATACCAATTTCAAGTGCCTCTTAGTCGTGCTTTTTTAACAATTCAATTTCACAATTCATACCTCAATTTTGTGCGTTATAGAAGACACTTTGATCTCTAAAAATTCGAATGGCACAACAAATCACAAACCTTAACTTCACATGCAatgtacaaattttttttttaagtcgaCATGACCAAAATCACCCAAACAATTCTTACAAATTCATCCCTATTGGAGCCCTCTTTGTGGCATCAGACAAAATCTTTCTGTACATACAACCGCTTTATCTTGTAGCACTGtatttttcaatctctttcATGATTTGTTTGTCGGCCCTGGCATGAGGAATCatccaaacaaagaaaaaagtgtGTCCAAGAGATGGTCAACCGTACAAAGCTTGGGACATTCAAGAAAATCTTGCTTCTCACTAATTCCTAAAAGGATATAAAGTAGAGGCACATTCGAGGCTTGAGTAAAGGTCTATGTTTAACTAAAGTTCTCCTTGAATTATGGGACAGATTGTGAATCAAAAGTGTAGAAGTAATtccttcaaaacaaaaaaaggtgTCGGAGTAATTTGGTTCATGGAAAGATGGAATTCAAACATGCATGGTAGAAAAATTTTACCTTATGCCCCACTTCTATGAATTCGAGTTTTCGCAATTACAGATACCAGTTATATCCTATCATTTAGACACTAAAGCAACAACATATGAAATTGTAATAATCTTTTCACTCGTTCAAAAATATGCCTCATCATTACTTCatccattcaatttcaaattcaccatATTTAAACTATTAATTGTATGGGCCAACTGCAATTACAGGAGTCCCTTCCCTATTCTTTCTGTCACAATAGTGAATGTAAAGGAatacaaatttaaatttggatCTTACAAGAATTATAATTTACCACATAAAAAGTAATTTTTTATTACAACTCACCCCCCTAAGAGTCAGCACAGGCAAATTTCACCCTCGCAACTCTCAAAGTTTGTATCTAATGCCGGTCTCAAAGATTGTTGACCCCATTTACACGTGAAACAGGTTTTCTCCGTTTTTTTTCCTTCAGATTAATAACGTTGGTAGAAGGACAACATGCATATATGGGGAGACAATAGTGGCTCTCATCCCACCATCAGTTGCTTTCCATTATATATTTTCCCTACCTTTGGGGCCTTTAGTCAGTTAATTTGCCCTTAGATTCAAGGATCCCACTTCTTATATACGTATCAAGAACAAAATCACACACAGCTGATGGAAAGATGCCACGTTCAAGAACTCTTTGATTGCAATATTTCATCTCCTTGGGTTCGTATGAAGAGAAGTTGAAATAGTCAAATAGTGATATTGACAATTTGACATTTAATGTCAAAATTTTCCCCATTCTCCTGCCTCAAGTGCTGCCATCCACTCTTGTGACTAGAGACAAATCGAGTCTAAATCAAGTATCGTGGTGCTCGAACTCAACTCAATAATAAGGAGGCACTGTTCGAACTCGAGCGAGCAGCAGAAATGAaaatcgagttcgagctcaaagAATTGTTCAAAAACTCAAGATCAACTCGATTATGTGTACTGGACCTGCCCAACAAGGGACGGATTCAAGACAGAAATTGAGAGAAATGCAGATACAGgggaaatgagaagagagagcAGGGGAAGACTAAGATAGTATAGACGGGAAATGAGAATTGTTACATCCAAAAACTACATCCCTTCTCTTCCTCCTCTGCTTTATACTAGTTTCTGGTATTCTAACAATATAACTAACGCATGCAATATGAAAGGACTCACATGCTCGATCAATTAACCGACACATGCAATCTGTTATTTGGAATATCTTCTACAACTAACTTCCTAACGTCAAATAACTAGACTCCAGCTCGGTCATTACAGTTGCCCTCCCTTCAAACAATCCTAGTCTCTAGGATTGAAGGATGGAAATTGGCTTTGTATAACAGTCAAGTCCTCCCAGGTAGCATCCTCCTCATTCATGTTCTTCCAACAAATTAAGACCTGCTCCACCTGCTGACCAGCCCTGTCTATCATTCTTCTGTCTAGAACCGCAGTGGGGGCAGTAGTGTAGAGCCCTTCCTCCGATATTTGTGGCAATTCATTGCTGATAGGAGCTCCCTTAGACGTTGGTTTCAAGAGTGAAACATGGAAAACAGGGTGAATAGCAGCACCCTGTGGAAGCTTGAGCCTATAAGCAACTGACCCAATCTTCTTTTCCACCTGATATGGGCCATAATACTTGGCTGCCAGCTTCAAGTTCCTCCTTAGTGCTACCGTAGTCTGCCTATACGGCTGCAGCTTGAGATACACCCAATCACCCTCAGCAAAGGACCTATCTATTCTGTGTTTGTCTGCAAACTGCTTCATTCGGTTCTGAGCCTGCAATAAATTTTCCCTGAGCAATGTA
It includes:
- the LOC113738583 gene encoding galactinol--sucrose galactosyltransferase-like; this translates as MAPSLSKGAPEVMGVEDDQKPLSIALEGTQFLANGHPILTEVPANIVATPSPFFSKDLTRKMVGSFIGFDAIEPKSRHVVPLGKLKNIRFMSIFRFKVWWTTHWVGNCGKDVEHETQMMILDKSDNARPYVLLLPILEGPFRASLQPGTEDYLDISLESGSSKVCRSRFCSCLYMHVGDDPFQLVKEAMKVIKVHLGTFKLLEEKRPPGIVDKFGWCTWDAFYLKVSPKGVWEGVKTLVEGGCPPGMVLIDDGWQSICHDEDDVNDQKGMNRTSAGEQMPCRLVKFEENYKFRDYTSSREPYDKGMGAFISDLKEEFKSVEHVYVWHALCGYWGGIRPNVPNMPESRVISPKLSQGLQMTMEDLAVDKIVNNGVGLVPPEKFQEMYEGLHSHLESAGIDGVKVDVIHLLEMLCEEFGGRVELAKAYYKALTASVRKHFKGNGVIASMEHCNDFFYLGTEAIALGRVGDDFWCTDPSGDPNGTFWLQGCHMVHCAYNSLWMGNFIQPDWDMFQSTHPCAEFHAASRAISGGPIYVSDSVGKHNFQLLKRLVLPDGSILRCQHYALPTRDCLFEDPLHDGKTMLKIWNLNKFTGVLGAFNCQGGGWCPVTRRNKSASEFSVPVTCLASPEDIEWSNGRNPIPLKGVELFAIYMQREKRLKLLKLSDNMGISLKPFEYELLIVSPVTVLTKKLVQFAPIGLVNMLNSGGAVESLIYDDDDDKSSVSIGVRGSGEMRVFASEKPISCMIDGIDVEFSYNDQMVIIQVPWPNSSRLSIVKYIF